The Syngnathus typhle isolate RoL2023-S1 ecotype Sweden linkage group LG16, RoL_Styp_1.0, whole genome shotgun sequence genome includes a region encoding these proteins:
- the LOC133169091 gene encoding protein yippee-like 5, giving the protein MGRIFLDHIGGTRLFSCANCDTILTNRSELISTRFTGATGRAFLFNKVVNLQYSEVQDRVMLTGRHMVRDVSCKNCNSKLGWIYEFATEDSQRYKEGRVILERALVRESEGFEEHVPSDNS; this is encoded by the exons ATGGGCCGCATTTTCTTGGACCACATCGGTGGAACGCGCCTGTTCTCTTGCGCCAACTGCGACACCATCTTGACCAATCGCTCCGAACTCATCTCTACAAGATTCACGGGCGCCACCGGCAGAGCTTTCCTCTTTAACAAG GTGGTGAACCTTCAGTACAGCGAAGTCCAGGATCGCGTGATGCTGACGGGCCGACACATGGTACGAGACGTCAGCTGCAAGAACTGCAACAGCAAGCTGGGCTGGATCTACGAATTCGCCACCGAGGACAGCCAACGTTACAAAGAGGGCCGAGTCATCCTCGAAAGGGCTCTGGTACGGGAGAGCGAGGGCTTCGAGGAGCACGTGCCCTCCGACAACTCCTGA
- the lbh gene encoding protein LBH, with the protein MTEVMINNTPMDDMRLSPAKDRLSFQIFPDPSDFERCCKLKDRLPSIVVEPTDGEVESGELRWPPEEFLVSEGEDDHDEAQPNHNGIQNGQATANSKH; encoded by the exons ATGACTGAGGTGATGATCAACAACACCCCAATGGACGACATGAGGCTCAGTCCCGCCAAGGACAGACTTTCTTTCCAG ATCTTCCCCGACCCGTCGGACTTTGAGCGCTGCTGTAAGCTCAAGGACCGCCTGCCCTCCATCGTGGTGGAACCGACCGACGGCGAGGTGGAGAGCGGCGAGCTCCGCTGGCCTCCCGAGGAGTTCCTGGTAAGCGAGGGCGAGGACGACCATGACGAAGCGCAGCCCAATCACAACGGCATCCAAAACGGACAGGCCACGGCGAACTCCAAGCACTAG